Genomic window (Ureibacillus composti):
TTCATCGATAATGGCATAGTGATAAGGTCGTTGTACTTTCTCTTCAAAAGTGCGAACCATATTATCACGAAGGTAATCGAATCCAAATTCTGTTCCGACACCATATGTGATGTCAGCATTGTACGCTTGCTTTTTCTGTCCTTGATCCATCATCGGAACATTTAAACCAACAGTTAATCCAAGGAATCGATGAATTTGTCCGATTAATTCAAAGTCACGTCTTGCTAGGTAGTCATTAACAGTGATGACGTGAACACCTTTTCCTTCAAGGGCACGAACATACGAAGGGAGTGAGGCAACTAATGTTTTACCTTCACCAGTTGGCATTTCAGAAATGTTCCCTTCAGTAAGTACAAGACCACCGATGATTTGTACATCAAAGTGACGCATATTTAATACGCGTTTTGAGGCCTCACGAACAACTGCAAAAGCATCTGGGATGATGTTTGTAAGCTCTTCACCATTTGCAATGCGTTCTTTAAATTCATTTGTCATATTTTTAAGTTCATCGTCTGTCATCGATGAATATGTAGGTTCTAAATTATTAATTTGATCAACAATTTTATAATATCTTTTTAATTCTTTTGCACTCGTTTTTTCTTTGTTACGGCTAAAAATTGAGAACATAATTTTACTCTCCTTTAAAATCGTCTAACTATAGTGTAGACACTTTGTTATTCTATCAAACTTTTTGAGGTATGACTACTTCTCGCGTGGGGAAATCTAATTCAAAGGAATTTGTAGATATTATTACTTTTATTAAATCTGGATTGAAAAATTTAGAAAAACTATATTTTATTTATTTTCCATGCTATAATTATGGAGGTTTGTAACGTATATATTTATTTTTTTTGAGGAGGAGAGACATGCTTTACGTGTCTTTATTCGTGGCGCTTGTCGCAGCCATTTTACTAACTCCACTAGTAAAGCGTTTGGCCTTTCGAATCGGAGCAGTTGATGCACCAAACTATCGAAAAGTTCATTCGCGCATTATGCCACGACTAGGTGGTTTAGCCATCTATCTTGCATTTTTAATTGGACTTCTAATTTTACGACCTGAAAGTCAATACACATTAGCCATTGTTTTAGGGGCTACAGTTATTGTCATTACTGGTGTTTTAGATGATATGTATGAGATTTCCGCAAAAGCAAAGATGCTAGGGCAATTAGTAGCAGCGATTATCATCGTATTCTTTGGTGGAATTCAAATTGAATTCATCAACTTACCTTTTAATGATGGGCAGTTAGATTTTGGATTTTTAAGTATTCCATTTACAATCGTGTGGATTATCGGTATTACAAATGCCGTGAATTTAATTGATGGTTTAGATGGACTTGCAGCAGGGGTTTCCACAATCGCGTTCATTACACTAGCGGGAATGGCGATGATTATGGGGAATGGTTTTGTTATCGCAATAGCGGCCATTTTAGCTTGTGCAACAATTGGTTTCTTATTTTATAATTTCCACCCAGCGAAAATTTTCATGGGTGATACTGGGGCCTTATTCTTAGGGTTTATGATTGCGGTCTTATCCTTACTTGGATTTAAAAATATTACGGTCGTTTCATTTATCATCCCGGTTATTATGCTTGGTGTTCCAATCTCTGATACATTCTTTGCAATTGTTCGTCGTTATCGAAACAAACAAAAATGGTCAGATCCAGACAAATCCCATTTACATCACCGTTTAATTGATATGGGATTCTCACATCGTCAAACAGTCTTAATTATTTACGGAATCGCAGCCATGTTTGGCCTTGCAGCAGTAATCTTCTCAATGGCAAAACTTTGGGGAGCTATCCTATTAGTAACAGTGATCTTAGTAGCGATTGAACTGTTCGTCGAAATAATTGGACTAGCTGGTAAAAACTACAAACCACTCATTAACCTAGTAAGAATCTTTAATAAGTAAGTATTCTGTCGTTAGAGAGTTAATATTATGATTAAGTAAATTTTAAGTCACTTCTTTTGATCGAGTTATTCGATGAAAGGAAGTGGCTTTTTTGATGTGACTTTTTAAGAAGAAACGAAGAGTGAAAAATAAAAGTAATAAAAAAAGGAATCAAAGGGAAAAATGGAGATGTATAAGATGGAGTGGAAATAGAAAGAGTGTTGGATGGATGTTGGAGAAGCTAGATGTGATTCTTGCTCTGGTTAAGGGTGTAGTGGGTGAGAGGGAATGTTGTATAGGTTTTACATGGACTTGCTAGTGAAAGAATGTCTGTGATGAGCGGATGAATAATTCAGTGAACGGACGAAACCCCTGGCTAAGCGGACAAATAGATCGTTGAACGGACGAAATGCGTGGTTTAGCGGACGAATAAATCATTGAACGGACGAAACCATAGCTAAGCGGACTAATAAATCGCAGAACGGACGAAACGCATGGCAAAGCGGACGAAATGAACCACTAAACGGACGAAATCCACCGCTATCTAGTCAAAATGGGCTTCTATCCGGTCAAAAAGAATTTTAACCGAGCAAAACCAGAGTATATCTGGTCAAAAG
Coding sequences:
- a CDS encoding MraY family glycosyltransferase, giving the protein MLYVSLFVALVAAILLTPLVKRLAFRIGAVDAPNYRKVHSRIMPRLGGLAIYLAFLIGLLILRPESQYTLAIVLGATVIVITGVLDDMYEISAKAKMLGQLVAAIIIVFFGGIQIEFINLPFNDGQLDFGFLSIPFTIVWIIGITNAVNLIDGLDGLAAGVSTIAFITLAGMAMIMGNGFVIAIAAILACATIGFLFYNFHPAKIFMGDTGALFLGFMIAVLSLLGFKNITVVSFIIPVIMLGVPISDTFFAIVRRYRNKQKWSDPDKSHLHHRLIDMGFSHRQTVLIIYGIAAMFGLAAVIFSMAKLWGAILLVTVILVAIELFVEIIGLAGKNYKPLINLVRIFNK